In Melanotaenia boesemani isolate fMelBoe1 chromosome 5, fMelBoe1.pri, whole genome shotgun sequence, the DNA window tttctattttagttCCATTTATTGTcagattattttataaattagctTTTTTCATGCTTTTGATTTATAAATTGATTATGGATATTTCAGTTCCtcatctgattttgtttttcagcttttaattgATTACTGGATCTGTCTTTAAATATCCTCATCTTAGTCGAACCACATTTCttaaaacaaatgattaaatattaattctaCTTACCTGTGACCTGATTGTAAGCATTGCCCACATTTGTTATCACGTTTCTGTAGATCACTGTTGTCTCTCCGCTGAAGGGTCCAATGGCTCCGTTCCCACCTGTTGCAGCACTAAATGCTATCTTGGTTGCTCCTAAACATAAAACCAATATTTCACCACATTAACATGTAATTTTCCCATTTAATCCCATGTAATCTGGAAACatttaactaaaatatttaaacagtcaTAAAAGAAAGCTTACCTCTACCATTGCTCTTCAGTTCAAGAATCTGGTTTTCGCTCTCCTTCAGTCTGGTTTCCATggctttctgattttctttaatgGCACCCAACTCTTGTAGGAGCTTACACATGTCAGGAAAACATGACTGTGTTTCCCTGATGACTTCTGTCTCAGCAGCATTGTTCTGGGCCAAAGTTAAgccacagaaaaacaacacagacaatAAAATAGTGGAATTCATCTTCACTCAGTGTTGCTCTGTCTTCTAAACTCTGATGCTCTTCActgcttttatattgtttaaaaattttCTATTAATCTTTAACATCCAAACACAGTACAAATGCCGTTTTACCTTTAATGTTGCAATAAGAAAATGTCGGTCATTGTGTAATTTCTGACAGTTAACTTTTGTTGCTTTCCATAAATTAAGAACAACATTAAGTTTTAGAAGCTGGAGtggtgaaaaaaatgtatatacatTCCTTGAGAGAAAACAAGCACGCCATAACTCTATGAAAATCATTTAATTGAGCCACAGAGGAGTTCATTGCTTTTATGTTGTAAGACTTTCTCCAAATTTTTAACATTCAAACACATCACAAACGATCTGTTTGTCATTTCTGCTGCAATAAGAAAATTTTGATTATTGCGCAACTGCTGGCAATAAGCAAATTTCCATTTGCTTTCCTTTAACTAAGCtgttataatttaaaaattggacttagaaaattgtaaaaacaaTCAGGTCATCAGCTTTAATgccatgaaaataaattaaatttactaCAATTTCACTGCCACCTTCACCTGCTTGAGCTAAACTACTTTTTTATGAAAGTTTTTGTAGTTGTTTCTTTTATCATAATCATAAAATgacttatacagcactttttgAAACACGTTAGAAAATGTTTCACACAGTAGTAATTAAATTAAGTAGaacaacttaaaaacaataCATTCTCATTTCCTATTTAAAGGAAATCCTAGGAAAGGTTAAGCCCAATTTTTCATAGGATTTGGTACAAGTTTCCAGCAACAGAGAGACGAGTTCGCCTGCGCTGCCAGCACATTTATCCATCCTGtctttttatttggaaaaactaCAACAGCAAACCATTAAAACAATATGCATTCACTTGATGAAATTATTGGTAAATGTTGCTCTCTAATAACATAATTTTGTGTGTGCGTTAGTGTCAATTTACCACTAATAAAGTCTACATCGAAACCCTTTCAATGCGACAGCCTCAGTGGTTAAGTGTTCAACTTTACTTATTGTTAGCCCATTatcaaaataaatcttttaaggAATAACTAtcaaaacatgaacatgttttacCCTCTGTCAGCCTGGATTTTATACCTCTCTATCAGGAGATCATGCTTCATAACTTGACATTGCTACAGTTACATAAGGATAATATTGTGTCAAACTCAAACTGCAGGACAGTAAATAAACAGCTAGTCTTTAAAGTTCTGGTTAATATTAACCTGCCTACTGCTGTTATTAACCATCTGCCATATCATATCTGTTATTGTAGTTGTTTCTAACTTGTATGCAGGTGTTTTATAAGCTCAGTGGAAAACCACAAGGAAACTACCTTATCAGGTGATTCAGGAATTTTATATGCATTGCATGTATCGGTCAGTTCAAAAAGATCttacaaaaaacatcaaaagtaGGAAAGACAATACAGAAAAAAGTCACAAAGATCTGAAAATGGCTTCTAAAGTGTTTATGAAACACTTGAAAAGATAAATGTAACCTCAGCAAAGATTGTCCTTTGtcctctttcctcctcctcctcctcctcctcctctgtagCCACAGCCAATAGCAGGctttctctgcctcctctgcCAGCTCCTCAGTGGCCTTGTGCAGGTTTGGCCCGATCAATCCAGCTGCCTGGAGAAGCTTGATTGCTGACCTGCTGACTTCACcctacttcttttttctttttttaacctgtcctgttcagcatcgtagcaagcagaatgatggtatGGATGTGCCagacaaatttgctttgccaaggtgAGTTTTGTGGCTATAAGGCTCATCTTGATAATCTGACtgattcattatttatttactcttatttattttattttgaatcatggaatctatgtaatcttgctggacctgactggggggacagaaaaaggacaGCGAAAAGaaccaaaaaggaaagaagaaaaaaaaagagaggacaAAAAACAACCCTTCAATTCAAACTATCAccagaaaacaaactgttacacctataaaaacagaaa includes these proteins:
- the LOC121640267 gene encoding complement C1q-like protein 3 isoform X2, with the translated sequence MNSTILLSVLFFCGLTLAQNNAAETEVIRETQSCFPDMCKLLQELGAIKENQKAMETRLKESENQILELKSNGATKIAFSAATGGNGAIGPFSGETTVIYRNVITNVGNAYNQVTGIFVAPVPGIYYFTFFYHAGGSNRVYLALMKNNQDVVTAYDHQTNHDGADNGGNATFLQLQQGDQVYVRLGANTHVWGNNEITTFSGVLLNTL
- the LOC121640267 gene encoding complement C1q-like protein 2 isoform X1, producing the protein MNSTILLSVLFFCGLTLAQNNAAETEVIRETQSCFPDMCKLLQELGAIKENQKAMETRLKESENQILELKSNGRGATKIAFSAATGGNGAIGPFSGETTVIYRNVITNVGNAYNQVTGIFVAPVPGIYYFTFFYHAGGSNRVYLALMKNNQDVVTAYDHQTNHDGADNGGNATFLQLQQGDQVYVRLGANTHVWGNNEITTFSGVLLNTL